A portion of the Cryptomeria japonica chromosome 5, Sugi_1.0, whole genome shotgun sequence genome contains these proteins:
- the LOC131034664 gene encoding ADP-ribosylation factor 1-like, with product MVGLDASGKSTTLYNLKLGEVIRTIPTVGFNSETVKHKNVELVVCDVGGQESMRPLWRHYIGDSKGLIYVVDSDDKERIAEARDLLHALLKEEALRDAALLVFANKNDFPNAMSVAETSEKLELHRLPRHHWHVQSSCATSGEGLYEGLDWLCKMICR from the coding sequence ATGGTGGGTCTTGATGCTTCGGGTAAATCCACAACTCTATATAACCTAAAACTTGGGGAAGTTATTCGAACCATTCCCACTGTGGGCTTCAATTCAGAGACAGTGAAGCACAAAAACGTTGAGTTGGTTGTGTGTGATGTTGGGGGCCAAGAAAGTATGAGGCCACTGTGGAGACACTACATTGGGGATTCCAAGGGACTTATATACGTGGTGGATAGCGATGACAAGGAACGTATTGCAGAGGCAAGAGATTTGTTGCACGCTCTTCTCAAAGAGGAGGCATTGCGAGATGCTGCTCTTCTTGTGTTTGCCAACAAGAATGATTTTCCCAATGCAATGAGTGTTGCAGAGACAAGTGAGAAGCTTGAATTGCACCGTTTGCCTCGCCACCATTGGCATGTTCAGAGCTCCTGTGCTACTTCTGGTGAAGGTCTCTATGAAGGCCTGGATTGGCTTTGCAAAATGATATGTAGATAG